The following are encoded together in the Blautia obeum ATCC 29174 genome:
- a CDS encoding recombinase family protein, with translation MNAGYVRLSRDDDKRNYVSIENQKLIINQYAAAHGVVIDRWYEDDGISGYIFDRPGFQQMMMDMDKDIDTVYVKDFSRLGRHNAKVLLLLDEFQERGKHLVVIDDNYDSMDSSDDTIGIKTWFNERYVKDTSKKIKRAIGARQKEGTLITRAPFGYRRNEKDKTVLEIVPKEAEYIKKIYDLYLSGSGYRKIATYLTEQGAPTPSMIQREREIEEGRLSKRQIASKWSDAMVKEILDNDFYIGTFRLKKRARNTVHGKDKRVPKEEQCIFENHHPAIIDKATFALVQELKEKRNRTNYRGSRGQWLGSEIPNPFGSCLFCKDCGSRLTPIKRQTSSKERKYYICTTYNTKGRRYCSKAHLIEEDDLMEDVLTYIKMCRNALCEVISTYDLKDFEAEKKTIAEKRQELHTAINERKSQLKVLLTQKVKDLAVAAGNEDLINETYDSMQKDLFAQIHGLEMQIKELNETAIETPDVKDKLKNALEVVDKIIAGGSLDRRDIELLIEKIVVDEDGMPEITLKYGLSNLISYSPADEMNRRENTMIAIVMKLIAEDERGFSSAKYLSEHITDLGFKKTKQSILPYIELMKELGILEATDNPLKPYNIVKSKEEITQLTKDYLPNVSAETTAKQLADDYLHGISDDRWHA, from the coding sequence ATGAATGCAGGATATGTCCGTCTTTCCAGAGACGATGATAAAAGGAATTATGTTTCCATAGAAAATCAGAAGCTGATTATCAACCAGTATGCAGCAGCTCATGGTGTGGTTATTGACCGCTGGTATGAAGATGATGGTATCTCCGGCTATATTTTTGACAGACCGGGATTTCAACAAATGATGATGGATATGGATAAAGATATTGATACTGTATATGTCAAAGACTTTTCACGCCTTGGTAGACATAATGCAAAGGTTCTTTTGCTTCTGGACGAATTTCAGGAACGCGGAAAACATCTGGTGGTGATTGACGATAATTATGATTCTATGGATTCCAGTGACGATACCATTGGTATCAAAACATGGTTTAATGAGCGATATGTAAAAGATACCAGTAAGAAAATCAAACGTGCCATAGGAGCCAGACAGAAAGAGGGAACACTGATTACCAGAGCACCGTTTGGCTATCGCCGCAATGAAAAAGATAAGACTGTTCTGGAAATCGTACCAAAAGAAGCAGAATATATTAAAAAGATTTATGACTTATATCTTTCCGGTTCCGGCTACCGCAAGATTGCCACATATCTAACCGAGCAGGGAGCACCGACTCCATCTATGATCCAGCGTGAACGTGAAATAGAAGAAGGCAGATTGTCCAAAAGACAGATAGCTTCTAAATGGTCAGATGCTATGGTAAAAGAGATTTTGGATAATGATTTTTACATTGGTACCTTTCGTCTGAAAAAACGTGCAAGAAACACGGTTCATGGAAAAGATAAACGTGTGCCAAAAGAAGAACAATGTATTTTTGAGAATCATCACCCGGCAATTATTGATAAGGCTACCTTTGCGTTGGTACAGGAATTAAAGGAAAAACGTAACCGTACCAACTATCGGGGAAGCCGGGGGCAGTGGCTTGGCTCAGAGATTCCGAATCCTTTTGGCAGTTGCCTGTTCTGTAAAGACTGTGGCAGCCGCCTTACACCAATTAAACGCCAAACTTCCAGCAAGGAACGGAAATATTACATCTGTACCACTTATAACACCAAAGGCAGACGTTATTGCTCCAAGGCACATTTAATTGAAGAAGATGATCTGATGGAAGATGTTCTGACTTATATCAAGATGTGTCGAAATGCTCTCTGTGAAGTTATTTCTACCTATGATTTAAAGGATTTTGAAGCAGAGAAAAAAACAATAGCGGAAAAACGGCAGGAACTGCACACAGCTATCAATGAGCGAAAAAGTCAACTGAAAGTTCTGCTTACCCAAAAAGTAAAAGATCTGGCTGTCGCTGCAGGAAATGAAGATTTAATCAATGAAACGTATGATTCTATGCAGAAAGACTTATTTGCTCAGATTCATGGTCTGGAAATGCAGATAAAAGAACTGAATGAAACTGCCATAGAAACGCCTGATGTAAAGGATAAACTAAAAAATGCTCTTGAGGTGGTAGATAAAATCATTGCAGGAGGCAGCCTTGACCGAAGAGATATTGAACTTCTGATTGAAAAAATCGTAGTGGACGAAGACGGGATGCCGGAAATTACACTGAAATACGGCTTGTCTAATCTGATTAGTTACAGTCCTGCTGATGAAATGAACCGAAGAGAAAATACCATGATTGCGATTGTGATGAAACTGATTGCTGAGGATGAACGTGGATTTTCTTCTGCAAAATATCTGTCAGAGCATATTACTGATCTGGGATTCAAGAAAACAAAACAGAGTATCCTTCCATATATTGAGCTGATGAAGGAACTTGGAATTCTTGAAGCCACAGATAATCCATTGAAGCCATACAATATTGTAAAGTCAAAAGAAGAAATCACGCAGCTTACCAAAGACTATCTGCCGAATGTATCAGCAGAAACCACTGCGAAACAGCTAGCAGATGATTATTTACATGGTATTAGTGACGACAGGTGGCATGCCTGA
- a CDS encoding ParA family protein, producing the protein MAKIIALFNNKGGVSKTTTTFHLGWKLAELGYKTLMIDTDPQCNLTGLCLNADKENKLTQFYEANNYNIKSALSPVLNNEMRPLEATTCYEFEHNENLFLLPGHIEFSEYDATYNIAENMTGSLVVLQNVPGALRQLITMTSEKYHLDFVLLDMSPSISATNANILMGSDFFIIPCAPDYFCYMAIESLIKVFPKWCSTYDNLRKAEVFKNAIYKMNDTVPKFLGTIQQRYRPRNGSPVKAFSEWIDDINKIVAEKLVPVLDENGMLIQKRTNYNLINIADFNSLIAQSQMNNTPVFELTQEQVEKTGSVWENMKRNRDDFSVTFETLAKTIIALTN; encoded by the coding sequence ATGGCAAAAATAATTGCATTATTTAATAACAAAGGTGGGGTCAGTAAAACCACTACTACGTTTCATTTGGGCTGGAAATTAGCCGAATTGGGATACAAAACATTGATGATAGATACTGATCCCCAATGTAACCTTACAGGATTATGCTTAAATGCCGATAAGGAAAATAAGTTAACACAGTTTTATGAAGCAAATAATTATAATATAAAATCAGCACTATCACCGGTTCTCAATAATGAAATGAGGCCGCTTGAAGCGACAACTTGTTATGAATTTGAGCACAACGAAAATCTATTTTTACTTCCTGGACATATAGAGTTTTCTGAATATGACGCAACATACAATATTGCTGAAAATATGACAGGATCTTTAGTTGTGTTACAAAATGTTCCTGGCGCATTAAGACAATTAATCACTATGACTAGTGAAAAATATCATTTGGATTTTGTTTTACTTGACATGAGTCCAAGCATATCTGCCACAAATGCCAACATTTTGATGGGAAGTGATTTTTTTATTATTCCATGTGCCCCAGATTATTTTTGCTATATGGCCATAGAATCACTTATTAAAGTGTTTCCTAAATGGTGTTCTACTTATGATAATTTGCGAAAAGCAGAAGTTTTTAAAAACGCAATTTACAAGATGAATGATACTGTACCTAAATTTCTAGGTACTATACAACAGCGATACCGCCCGCGAAATGGCTCGCCGGTAAAAGCATTTTCAGAATGGATTGACGATATTAATAAAATTGTTGCAGAAAAATTAGTTCCTGTATTGGATGAAAATGGAATGCTTATTCAAAAAAGAACTAATTACAATTTAATAAATATTGCAGATTTTAATAGTCTAATTGCTCAATCACAAATGAACAATACACCTGTTTTTGAGTTGACGCAAGAACAAGTTGAAAAGACGGGGAGTGTCTGGGAAAATATGAAACGTAATAGAGATGATTTTAGTGTTACCTTTGAAACATTAGCAAAAACAATTATCGCTTTAACAAATTAA
- a CDS encoding ABC transporter substrate-binding protein yields the protein MKNKKWISLAAAVVLAVTALPMGVFAAKKDSTEEKLTKVTLNEVAHSIFYAPQYVAIEEGYFKDEGLDLTLVTGFGADKTMTAVISGEADIGFMGAEASVYAYQEGATDAVVNFAQLTQRAGNFLVAREEMPDFKWEDLKDKKVLGGRKGGVHTSM from the coding sequence ATGAAAAATAAAAAATGGATCTCACTGGCGGCAGCAGTTGTTCTGGCGGTGACTGCACTGCCAATGGGAGTATTTGCTGCGAAGAAAGACAGCACGGAAGAGAAGCTTACAAAGGTTACACTGAATGAAGTGGCACATTCAATCTTTTATGCACCACAGTATGTGGCAATCGAAGAGGGATATTTTAAAGATGAGGGGCTGGATCTGACACTTGTGACCGGTTTTGGAGCGGATAAGACAATGACTGCCGTAATATCCGGTGAGGCAGATATCGGATTTATGGGAGCGGAAGCATCTGTCTATGCCTATCAGGAGGGGGCTACGGATGCTGTTGTAAACTTTGCCCAGCTGACTCAGCGAGCCGGGAATTTTCTTGTAGCAAGAGAAGAAATGCCGGATTTTAAATGGGAAGATCTGAAAGATAAGAAAGTTCTTGGCGGGCGTAAAGGTGGCGTACATACATCAATGTAA
- a CDS encoding CHC2 zinc finger domain-containing protein, producing MRLFETIKETVTVGQAAEYYGMKIGRNNMICCPFHNDHYPSMKLNTTYYYCFGCGATGDVIQFVANLFGLSNYEAAKKIAVDFGITPDNPPVIAALKKPEYMETKSRQKELHECQKMVCEYLHRLEKWKALYAPERPDLPMDERFEEACENLSYIEYLADYLTFADEEEGFEVVKSMKETGYLEDLKYLSGSRDEEDVYAEEAKAA from the coding sequence ATGAGATTATTTGAAACAATAAAAGAAACTGTAACAGTCGGACAGGCTGCCGAATATTATGGCATGAAAATTGGAAGAAACAACATGATCTGTTGCCCATTTCATAATGACCATTACCCAAGTATGAAACTAAACACAACTTATTACTACTGCTTTGGCTGTGGTGCTACCGGAGATGTGATCCAGTTTGTTGCAAATCTATTTGGACTGAGTAACTATGAAGCCGCCAAGAAAATTGCTGTAGATTTTGGTATTACACCAGATAATCCGCCAGTAATAGCAGCTCTGAAAAAGCCCGAGTACATGGAAACAAAAAGCAGACAGAAAGAATTACATGAATGCCAGAAAATGGTATGCGAATATCTTCATCGTCTGGAAAAATGGAAAGCACTGTATGCACCAGAACGACCGGATTTACCTATGGACGAACGATTTGAAGAAGCATGTGAAAATCTGAGTTATATCGAATATCTGGCAGATTATCTGACCTTTGCAGATGAAGAAGAAGGCTTTGAAGTTGTAAAATCCATGAAAGAAACAGGCTATCTGGAAGATTTGAAATATCTTTCAGGGTCTCGTGATGAGGAGGATGTATATGCAGAAGAAGCAAAAGCAGCTTAG
- a CDS encoding Abi family protein translates to MSKPFITYTAQVEKLKNEKNLVITDDDFAVESLQNISYYALIGGYKHPFIDIHTRKYINEACFENIVALYEFDEELRGIFFKYLCRVERKMRSSISYHFCRKHGERQEEYLKSNNYGNIPKNKYGITKLIKMLDMMANKNKDHEYLVYQRNKYHNIPLWVIMNTLTFGQISKMFEFLPQNMQGAICQDFGNVKKNEMIKYLKVLTLYRNVCAHNERLFSYHTYIDIPDTLLHKKLGISKNGSKYIYGKNDLFSVVITFRYLLPKTDFLLFKKQLLHIFDRYEKQNSNLKLNDLFEYMGFPINWKEITKFRKI, encoded by the coding sequence ATGAGCAAACCGTTTATTACATATACCGCACAGGTTGAAAAACTGAAAAATGAAAAAAATCTAGTTATTACAGATGATGATTTTGCGGTAGAATCCCTGCAGAATATCAGTTACTATGCATTAATTGGCGGATACAAACATCCTTTTATTGATATTCATACTCGCAAATACATTAATGAAGCATGTTTTGAAAATATAGTTGCTCTTTATGAATTTGATGAAGAGTTACGTGGAATATTCTTTAAATATTTATGTCGCGTAGAAAGAAAAATGCGTTCGTCCATTTCTTATCACTTCTGTAGAAAACATGGTGAACGTCAAGAAGAATATCTTAAATCCAATAATTACGGCAATATTCCAAAAAATAAATATGGAATTACTAAATTAATCAAAATGCTAGATATGATGGCTAATAAAAACAAGGATCATGAATATCTTGTTTATCAGCGTAACAAATATCATAATATTCCGTTATGGGTGATTATGAATACCCTTACTTTTGGTCAGATATCCAAAATGTTTGAATTCTTACCTCAAAATATGCAAGGAGCAATTTGCCAGGATTTTGGAAATGTCAAGAAAAATGAAATGATAAAATATTTGAAGGTATTAACACTGTACCGAAATGTATGTGCTCATAACGAAAGGTTGTTTTCCTATCACACATATATTGACATTCCAGATACATTGTTACATAAAAAATTAGGCATTTCTAAAAATGGTTCAAAATATATATATGGAAAAAATGACTTGTTTAGCGTAGTCATTACTTTTCGTTATCTACTTCCAAAGACCGATTTTTTACTGTTTAAAAAGCAATTATTGCATATTTTTGACCGATATGAAAAGCAGAATTCAAATTTGAAATTAAATGATCTTTTTGAATATATGGGGTTTCCGATTAACTGGAAAGAGATAACAAAATTCCGCAAAATATAA
- a CDS encoding MGMT family protein, giving the protein MANEDKKDFNAMLHDNKDMPKFQIITDQKSIEKYGGSKMYFAPPIDYDKVMKKIPYGKVITVGKIREYFAELSGADFTEPITAGIFVSIVAWASYQRSEDETPYWRTLKANGELNAKYPNGIEAQKEKLEAEGHTIIQKGRKNVRYYVKDYENSLFDLK; this is encoded by the coding sequence ATGGCAAACGAAGATAAAAAAGATTTTAATGCTATGTTGCACGATAATAAGGATATGCCCAAATTTCAAATTATTACAGACCAGAAAAGCATTGAAAAATATGGTGGCAGTAAAATGTATTTTGCACCGCCAATCGACTATGACAAAGTAATGAAAAAAATTCCGTATGGTAAAGTGATTACCGTCGGAAAAATACGAGAATACTTTGCAGAGTTAAGTGGTGCAGATTTTACAGAACCCATTACGGCAGGAATTTTTGTTTCTATTGTGGCATGGGCGAGTTATCAGCGTTCAGAAGATGAAACACCTTATTGGAGAACATTAAAAGCGAACGGAGAACTAAATGCTAAATACCCAAATGGTATTGAAGCACAAAAAGAAAAATTAGAAGCAGAAGGACACACCATTATTCAAAAAGGGCGTAAAAATGTACGATATTATGTAAAGGACTATGAAAATTCCCTCTTTGATTTGAAGTAG
- the mobV gene encoding MobV family relaxase — MQKAQYGILRFAKYKGPEISNIEAHNERKKEKYASNPDIDNSRGNLNYHLIEPVGKYRAESNRLIEEYGCRTRKDSVRVVEVLITATPEFFKGKKKSEIRAYFQTALEFIKKYQDSETIFSAVVHMDEKTPHMHLSFVPITQDGRLCAKEILGNKKKLTWWQDEFWKHMVEKYPDLERGEVASMTGREHIPPRLFKEAVHLTRQAKQITDLLESTNIFNAGKNTDKAVELLQKFFPAIENFQTQVRKYDKTISSLKSDNVSLKRQTQDLSRQVKEATSSSIRKKMDDARLRADYENLQKLMGRIPPEILELAKRGQLTHSDRER, encoded by the coding sequence ATGCAAAAAGCACAATACGGTATTTTAAGATTTGCAAAATACAAAGGACCTGAAATCAGCAATATTGAAGCTCACAATGAACGGAAAAAAGAAAAATATGCCAGTAATCCGGATATAGACAACAGTCGAGGAAATTTGAATTATCATTTGATTGAACCAGTCGGGAAGTACCGGGCAGAGTCGAATCGACTGATTGAAGAATACGGATGCCGGACACGCAAAGACAGTGTACGTGTTGTTGAAGTTCTAATTACCGCTACACCAGAATTTTTCAAAGGTAAGAAAAAGAGTGAAATCAGAGCGTATTTCCAAACAGCTTTGGAATTTATAAAGAAATATCAGGATTCAGAGACAATCTTTTCGGCTGTGGTGCATATGGACGAGAAAACTCCACATATGCACCTTTCTTTTGTCCCGATAACTCAGGATGGAAGACTTTGTGCAAAAGAGATTCTTGGAAATAAGAAAAAGCTGACCTGGTGGCAGGACGAGTTCTGGAAACACATGGTAGAAAAATATCCAGATCTGGAACGTGGAGAAGTCGCCAGCATGACCGGACGTGAACATATTCCACCACGACTTTTTAAAGAAGCAGTGCATCTTACCCGGCAGGCTAAGCAAATCACTGATCTGTTGGAAAGTACAAATATTTTTAATGCTGGTAAAAATACAGATAAAGCTGTGGAACTATTGCAGAAATTTTTTCCTGCAATAGAGAACTTTCAGACGCAGGTTCGGAAATATGATAAGACGATTAGTTCCTTAAAGTCAGATAATGTATCATTAAAAAGGCAGACACAGGATTTAAGCAGACAGGTAAAAGAAGCAACGTCCAGCAGTATACGAAAGAAAATGGATGATGCCAGACTCAGAGCCGATTATGAAAATCTCCAGAAGCTGATGGGACGTATTCCACCAGAAATACTGGAACTGGCAAAAAGAGGACAATTAACCCATTCAGATCGTGAACGGTAA
- a CDS encoding DNA primase family protein yields MQKKQKQLSNYPVWFDGTNINEAAFCEEFLHTHKILFANNAFFTPEGRVTDDLPLRGEIFESLKHYAINNVPRKVTNILEVMKLAAYIEDFPPEANKIHLANGTIYIDGTFIPEKPDIVRMRLPVNYNPDTPEASTWLSFLDQLLYPEDIPTLQEFIGYCLIPSNKGQRMMIIKGNGGEGKSQIGAVLNSLLGSNMKDGSIGKISENRFARADLEHILLCVDDDMRMEALKQTSYVKSIVTAQGKMDLERKGKQSYQGWLFSRLLAFSNGDLQALYDRSDGFYRRQLVLTAKEKPADRVDDPYLAEKMKKEAESIFLWAFKGLQRLVRQNFKFTESPRIKANRENVKRDNNNVLEFLESEGYIRFQAEASASSKELYESYRLWCEENSMTALKNCSFSDAMIAVQAKYNLEHCNTIKNSAGRRVWGFTGVKVITKPSYTDGFMDDSQCTYVPKEWTN; encoded by the coding sequence ATGCAGAAGAAGCAAAAGCAGCTTAGTAATTATCCAGTTTGGTTTGACGGAACCAATATCAATGAAGCAGCCTTTTGTGAAGAATTTCTCCATACGCATAAAATACTCTTTGCCAACAATGCATTTTTTACTCCAGAGGGGCGGGTCACTGATGATCTGCCCCTTCGTGGGGAAATATTTGAAAGTCTGAAACATTATGCCATTAACAATGTTCCACGCAAAGTGACAAATATTTTAGAAGTTATGAAACTGGCAGCTTATATAGAGGATTTTCCACCAGAAGCCAATAAAATCCATCTTGCAAATGGAACGATATATATAGATGGCACATTTATCCCTGAAAAACCAGATATTGTACGAATGCGTCTTCCAGTCAATTATAATCCAGATACACCAGAAGCTTCTACATGGCTGTCATTTTTAGATCAACTGCTCTACCCGGAAGATATTCCAACTTTACAGGAATTCATAGGGTATTGCCTGATTCCAAGCAACAAGGGACAACGGATGATGATTATAAAAGGAAATGGCGGAGAGGGTAAATCACAGATTGGTGCTGTTCTGAACAGCCTGTTAGGCTCAAATATGAAAGACGGAAGTATCGGTAAAATTTCTGAAAACCGCTTTGCTAGAGCTGACCTTGAGCATATTTTATTGTGTGTAGATGATGATATGCGAATGGAAGCCCTAAAACAGACCAGTTATGTGAAATCCATTGTTACTGCTCAGGGGAAAATGGACTTAGAGCGTAAAGGAAAGCAAAGTTATCAGGGGTGGCTTTTTTCCAGACTGCTTGCATTCAGCAATGGAGATTTACAGGCATTGTATGACCGTAGTGATGGATTTTACCGAAGGCAATTAGTACTGACAGCAAAGGAGAAACCTGCTGATCGTGTAGATGATCCTTATCTGGCAGAAAAAATGAAGAAGGAAGCCGAAAGTATTTTTCTCTGGGCGTTTAAAGGACTACAACGGTTAGTCCGTCAGAATTTTAAATTTACAGAAAGTCCCCGTATTAAGGCGAATCGTGAAAATGTGAAACGGGACAATAACAATGTACTGGAGTTTTTAGAATCAGAAGGATATATTCGCTTTCAGGCAGAGGCAAGTGCAAGTTCCAAAGAACTGTATGAGAGCTATCGGCTCTGGTGTGAAGAAAATTCCATGACTGCATTAAAAAATTGTAGTTTCTCAGATGCTATGATTGCTGTTCAAGCAAAATATAATCTGGAACATTGCAATACAATAAAAAATTCTGCTGGGAGACGAGTATGGGGATTTACGGGAGTAAAGGTTATTACAAAGCCGTCCTATACAGATGGTTTTATGGACGATTCCCAGTGTACGTACGTACCGAAAGAATGGACAAATTAA
- a CDS encoding TfoX/Sxy family protein has protein sequence MASSKEYLEFILGQLSELEEITYRAMMGEFIIYYRGKIVGGIYDDRLLVKPVKSAINYMPTAPYELPYEGAKEMLLVDEVDNKEFLTGLFHAMYDELPALKPKKKK, from the coding sequence ATGGCATCAAGCAAGGAATACTTAGAGTTTATTTTAGGGCAGCTATCTGAGTTAGAAGAAATTACTTATCGAGCTATGATGGGAGAATTTATTATTTATTATCGTGGCAAGATTGTAGGCGGTATCTATGATGATAGATTACTTGTTAAACCAGTAAAATCAGCAATTAATTATATGCCGACAGCTCCGTATGAATTACCCTATGAGGGAGCAAAAGAGATGTTGTTGGTAGATGAAGTTGATAATAAGGAATTTTTGACAGGCTTGTTTCATGCAATGTATGATGAACTGCCAGCCCTAAAACCGAAAAAGAAGAAATAG
- a CDS encoding MATE family efflux transporter: protein MSRPKSKEMDLTVGNPFWSLLKFAIPVILGNLFQLFYTLADSVIVGKTLGADSLAAVGATSIIIYFVFCFINGFTGGFGICLGQRCGAKDEKGMRKSVAVSTLLSIIFTIVLALICCLLAHQILRWMQIPEDISGEAYDYMFVVLLGTGATVFYNMISNMLRALGDSKTPLYFLVFSSVLNIFLDILFIVPFHMGVAGAAWATILSQFLSALFSLLVGLKNFPVLHLHREDFHDIRGTISLHLKTGFPMGFQMSVMCIGQLSMQTVVNSLGTAAVAGYTAASKADQLSVLVNNAMMTAISNYVAQNFGAGKRERIRQGVRACLIQTETFNLIMCIGILLLRHPIVQMFLSDPTKEIYHYSDMYLTIVAPFYFILGLLAVYRTSIQSMQNGRAPFAACMIELVMRIAATVGLSGMIGYTSVCIASPLAWIGACSLLIPVYYKMMRRI, encoded by the coding sequence ATGTCCAGACCGAAATCAAAAGAAATGGATCTCACTGTCGGAAATCCATTCTGGTCACTGTTAAAATTTGCAATTCCGGTTATTCTCGGAAATCTTTTTCAGCTTTTTTATACACTTGCTGACTCTGTGATCGTCGGCAAAACGCTTGGTGCTGATTCCCTTGCAGCAGTCGGTGCCACCAGTATCATTATCTATTTTGTCTTTTGCTTTATCAATGGTTTTACCGGTGGATTCGGTATCTGCCTTGGCCAACGGTGTGGTGCAAAGGACGAAAAAGGCATGCGCAAAAGTGTTGCTGTATCCACACTGCTCAGTATTATTTTTACCATAGTCCTGGCTCTGATCTGCTGCCTGCTGGCTCACCAGATTCTCAGGTGGATGCAGATTCCGGAGGATATTTCCGGCGAAGCTTACGATTACATGTTTGTCGTTCTTCTCGGAACGGGCGCAACTGTTTTTTATAATATGATCTCCAATATGCTTCGTGCGCTGGGCGACAGTAAAACACCGCTTTATTTTCTGGTGTTTTCTTCTGTTTTGAATATCTTTCTGGATATCCTGTTTATTGTACCATTCCATATGGGTGTTGCCGGTGCTGCCTGGGCTACGATTCTTTCTCAGTTTCTTTCTGCCCTGTTCAGTCTGCTCGTCGGCCTGAAAAACTTCCCGGTACTGCATTTACACCGCGAAGATTTTCATGATATCAGAGGAACCATCAGCCTACATCTGAAAACAGGTTTTCCTATGGGATTTCAGATGTCTGTCATGTGCATCGGGCAGCTTTCCATGCAGACAGTTGTGAATTCTCTTGGTACTGCTGCAGTTGCCGGATATACAGCAGCTTCCAAAGCCGATCAGCTTTCTGTCCTTGTGAATAATGCTATGATGACTGCAATTTCCAACTATGTTGCCCAGAATTTCGGTGCAGGCAAAAGAGAACGGATCCGTCAGGGTGTACGGGCATGTCTGATTCAAACCGAAACTTTTAATCTGATCATGTGTATTGGTATCCTGCTTCTTCGCCACCCGATCGTGCAGATGTTCCTGTCCGATCCGACAAAGGAAATTTACCATTATTCCGATATGTATCTGACCATCGTTGCACCGTTTTACTTTATCCTCGGTCTTCTTGCCGTTTATCGTACTTCCATCCAGAGTATGCAGAACGGACGTGCACCTTTTGCAGCCTGCATGATAGAACTTGTTATGCGTATTGCTGCTACCGTAGGACTTTCCGGTATGATTGGATACACTTCCGTCTGCATTGCCAGCCCTCTTGCCTGGATCGGAGCCTGCTCCCTGCTGATCCCGGTTTACTACAAAATGATGCGTAGAATTTAA
- a CDS encoding helix-turn-helix domain-containing protein, with protein MGKSDLIEDETSLAYRLSNLRKDHDLSQKQLADQLHVTHSQISRIESGETKNPNISIVIDAARFFHVSTDYLLGITQITSPKSYDISELRLSEEAVTRLITRRIDVDILNRLLEHEHFPKLCIMIRNYFDDTIAEGIMARNKVIDLAVDQLTDLMTVEPSKRKEIIKDKQFLSSQKLGANEADIEKIKIQFMAILRDIKSSMQKKEPTKAVATAEAVQMIRDALPDKPVSDITSTDLANAVAFYMGQTTDLNDEGLAMVQNLAKYICDNSVQEKNSENS; from the coding sequence ATGGGAAAATCTGATTTAATAGAAGATGAAACAAGTCTTGCATACCGATTGAGTAATTTGCGGAAAGACCATGATTTAAGCCAAAAACAGTTGGCTGATCAGCTTCATGTGACTCATTCACAAATCAGTCGTATAGAGAGCGGTGAAACAAAAAATCCTAATATAAGCATTGTAATAGATGCCGCCAGGTTTTTTCATGTTTCTACTGATTATCTGCTTGGAATCACTCAGATTACTTCACCCAAAAGTTATGATATATCGGAACTTAGACTGTCGGAAGAAGCGGTAACGAGACTGATTACCAGAAGAATAGATGTAGATATTTTAAACCGATTATTGGAACATGAACATTTTCCAAAATTATGTATTATGATTCGGAATTATTTTGATGATACCATTGCTGAGGGTATAATGGCACGAAATAAGGTCATTGATTTGGCTGTTGATCAACTGACTGATTTGATGACTGTAGAACCCTCAAAAAGAAAAGAGATTATAAAAGATAAGCAGTTTTTAAGCTCACAGAAATTAGGAGCAAATGAAGCAGACATTGAAAAAATCAAGATTCAGTTTATGGCAATATTACGTGATATTAAATCTAGTATGCAGAAAAAAGAACCAACAAAAGCGGTTGCTACAGCCGAAGCCGTACAGATGATTCGGGACGCATTGCCTGATAAGCCGGTTTCTGATATCACAAGTACTGACTTAGCAAATGCAGTAGCTTTTTATATGGGACAGACAACCGATCTGAATGACGAAGGACTTGCAATGGTACAGAATTTGGCAAAATATATTTGTGATAATAGCGTGCAAGAAAAGAATTCAGAGAATAGCTGA